In Erythrobacter litoralis HTCC2594, a single genomic region encodes these proteins:
- the purF gene encoding amidophosphoribosyltransferase has protein sequence MITSHPFYDEHGDKLREECGVFGAINATDASAATALGLHALQHRGQEAVGITSFDGEHFYQRRGLGHVAENFSSPEAIAELPGTMAGGHVRYSTTGGAGLRNVQPLYADLAFGGFSIAHNGNISNAETLRAELVAKGAIFQSTSDTEVIIHLVATSRYPTLRDRLVDALRLVEGAYALIVMTPEGMIACRDPLGIRPLQMGRMGNAVAFASETVAFDVVGAKFDRQVEPGELIEVDFDGNVTSFRPFGEGAARPCIFEHVYFSRPDSIFDGRSVYEARKAIGQQLAIESPCDADLVVPVPDSGVPAAIGYAQQSGVPFELGIIRSHYVGRTFIQPSDGARHSGVKRKHNANRALVEGKRIVLIDDSIVRGTTSMKIVEMMREAGATEVHFRVASPPTAHSCFYGVDTPERSKLLAARMDVEPMREFIRADSLAFVSIDGLYRAVGEKPRNSNCPQFCDACFTGDYPTSLTDLSMKQDGAAQLSFPVNKVA, from the coding sequence TCTTCGGCGCAATCAATGCCACCGATGCATCCGCCGCGACCGCGCTCGGGCTGCATGCCCTGCAGCATCGCGGGCAGGAAGCCGTCGGCATCACCAGCTTCGATGGCGAACACTTCTACCAGCGTCGCGGGCTCGGCCACGTCGCGGAAAACTTTTCCTCGCCTGAGGCGATAGCCGAGTTGCCCGGCACCATGGCCGGCGGGCACGTGCGCTATTCGACCACCGGCGGGGCCGGCCTGCGCAATGTCCAGCCACTCTATGCCGACCTCGCCTTCGGCGGTTTCTCGATAGCGCATAACGGCAATATCTCGAACGCCGAGACGCTGCGCGCGGAACTTGTCGCCAAGGGCGCGATCTTCCAGTCGACGAGCGACACCGAAGTCATCATCCACCTGGTGGCAACGAGCCGCTATCCGACCCTGCGCGATCGGCTGGTCGACGCCCTGCGCCTCGTCGAAGGCGCCTATGCGCTGATCGTGATGACGCCCGAAGGCATGATCGCCTGCCGCGATCCTCTCGGCATTCGCCCGCTGCAGATGGGTCGGATGGGCAATGCCGTGGCTTTCGCCAGCGAAACTGTCGCCTTCGATGTCGTCGGCGCGAAATTCGATCGGCAGGTCGAGCCGGGCGAACTGATCGAAGTCGATTTCGACGGCAATGTCACGAGCTTCCGACCGTTCGGCGAAGGCGCGGCGCGGCCCTGTATCTTCGAGCATGTCTATTTCAGCCGCCCGGACTCGATCTTCGACGGGCGCAGCGTTTACGAAGCGCGCAAGGCCATCGGCCAGCAACTCGCGATCGAAAGCCCCTGCGACGCCGATCTGGTCGTTCCCGTTCCCGACAGCGGCGTGCCTGCTGCCATCGGCTATGCGCAGCAATCGGGCGTGCCTTTCGAACTCGGCATCATCCGCAGTCACTATGTCGGACGCACCTTCATCCAGCCTTCCGATGGCGCGCGGCATTCGGGCGTGAAGCGCAAGCACAATGCCAATCGCGCCCTCGTCGAAGGCAAGCGGATCGTGCTGATCGACGATTCCATCGTTCGCGGCACCACCTCGATGAAGATCGTCGAGATGATGCGTGAAGCCGGGGCGACCGAGGTCCACTTCCGCGTCGCCAGCCCGCCTACCGCGCATAGCTGCTTCTACGGGGTCGATACGCCAGAGCGGAGCAAGCTGCTCGCCGCTCGAATGGACGTCGAGCCGATGCGCGAATTCATTCGCGCCGACAGCCTCGCCTTTGTTTCCATCGACGGCCTGTACCGCGCCGTGGGCGAGAAGCCGCGCAACAGCAATTGTCCGCAATTCTGCGATGCCTGCTTCACCGGCGATTACCCCACCTCGCTGACCGACCTGAGCATGAAGCAGGACGGCGCGGCGCAGCTTTCTTTTCCTGTCAACAAAGTCGCTTAA
- a CDS encoding SDR family NAD(P)-dependent oxidoreductase has protein sequence MTEQKSLSGKIALVTGASKGIGAATAKALGAAGAHVILTARDVRGLEEVEDAIHDAGSSSTIAPVDLTETDGVARLASAVAGRWDALDILVISAAYLPHLTPVTQIDQKQFNQALTINVLATQALLANFDPLLKRAEAGRVIGLTSSVGATPRAFWSAYGSSKAAFDNLLDSYAQEVEKVGNIRVAIVDPGATRTQMRAKAYPGEDPKTVKSPDEVAERLVELLGEDFETRHRERVG, from the coding sequence ATGACTGAACAGAAATCTCTTTCGGGCAAGATTGCCCTCGTCACCGGCGCGTCCAAGGGAATTGGCGCAGCCACGGCCAAGGCGCTCGGTGCAGCAGGCGCGCACGTGATCCTGACCGCTCGCGACGTGCGCGGGCTGGAGGAGGTCGAGGACGCGATCCACGATGCGGGGAGCAGTTCCACCATCGCCCCGGTCGACCTGACCGAAACGGACGGCGTCGCCCGGCTCGCCTCGGCGGTGGCGGGACGCTGGGATGCACTCGATATTCTTGTGATTTCAGCGGCCTATCTGCCGCACCTCACACCGGTGACACAGATCGACCAGAAGCAGTTCAACCAGGCGCTGACGATCAATGTCCTCGCGACGCAGGCGTTGCTGGCCAATTTCGATCCGCTGCTCAAGCGGGCCGAGGCAGGGCGCGTGATCGGGCTCACCAGCAGCGTCGGCGCCACCCCCCGCGCCTTCTGGTCTGCCTACGGCTCCAGCAAAGCCGCCTTCGACAATCTGCTCGATAGCTATGCGCAGGAAGTCGAAAAGGTCGGCAACATCCGCGTCGCTATCGTCGACCCGGGCGCGACGCGCACGCAAATGCGCGCCAAGGCCTATCCGGGGGAAGACCCCAAAACGGTTAAGTCCCCGGATGAAGTCGCTGAAAGACTTGTTGAATTGCTTGGCGAAGACTTCGAAACCCGCCACCGCGAACGGGTTGGTTAA
- a CDS encoding PilZ domain-containing protein, with protein MTKQDTNERYELAAQEDRCAPRTKLSIPAQLRPSGGRRYHTVVHDLSISGFSAAAINRMHEGQVCWLTLPGLESLMAKVIWWDNCTVGCAFEDLLSPIVHDDILRRYTGKAGQWYDPFA; from the coding sequence ATGACCAAGCAGGACACCAACGAGCGATACGAGCTTGCGGCGCAGGAAGATCGCTGCGCCCCGCGCACGAAGCTTTCGATCCCGGCGCAGCTACGGCCGTCGGGTGGTCGCCGCTATCATACGGTGGTACACGATCTATCGATCTCCGGCTTCAGCGCGGCTGCCATCAATCGCATGCACGAAGGCCAGGTGTGCTGGCTCACCCTGCCCGGCCTCGAATCGCTGATGGCCAAGGTCATCTGGTGGGACAATTGCACCGTCGGCTGCGCGTTCGAGGACCTGCTCAGCCCGATTGTCCACGACGACATCCTGCGTCGTTACACCGGCAAGGCCGGCCAGTGGTACGATCCCTTCGCTTAG
- a CDS encoding serine hydrolase domain-containing protein encodes MKKWILGGLAVIAAATGVGYATLDDDQRALLANLPTDRNVLFWSVEQRDAAFRAMDALPVLAETRTIEAGGDPYPLPEGLPLEMDFDLDAYFASQRTSALVILHDGKIVLERYGLGFDKDGKWTSFSVAKSLTSTMVGAALQDGAIESIDDPVTKYIVGLEGSPYEDVSIKQLLTMTSGVRWNEDYTDPQSDVAQFNDHRAENGLDVTVSYMRQLPREAPAGEKWVYKTGETNLIGVLVSEATGKPLAEYLSEKIWKPFGMQQDATWLLGATGHEISGCCIQAATRDMARFGLFVLQDGVAGGERVVPRGWFAEATVKSADIGAPGKGYGYQWWTYDDGAYAAQGIFGQGIFIDPARKLVIASNSNWPTATDADGVGAERERFYQAVRDAVDRRAGPIMEARAGADAAE; translated from the coding sequence GTGAAGAAATGGATCCTGGGCGGACTGGCCGTCATCGCCGCTGCAACGGGCGTCGGCTATGCGACGCTCGACGATGACCAGAGAGCGCTGCTGGCCAATCTCCCGACCGATCGCAACGTGCTGTTCTGGTCGGTCGAGCAGCGCGATGCCGCCTTCCGGGCGATGGACGCATTGCCGGTGCTGGCCGAAACGCGCACCATCGAAGCGGGCGGCGACCCCTATCCGCTGCCGGAGGGCCTGCCGCTGGAGATGGATTTCGATCTCGATGCCTATTTCGCCAGCCAGCGCACCTCCGCGCTGGTGATATTGCATGATGGCAAGATCGTGCTCGAACGCTATGGCCTCGGCTTCGACAAAGACGGCAAGTGGACGAGCTTTTCCGTCGCCAAGAGCCTCACCTCGACCATGGTCGGCGCGGCACTGCAGGATGGCGCGATCGAGAGCATCGACGATCCCGTCACCAAATATATCGTCGGGCTGGAGGGCAGTCCTTACGAGGACGTCTCGATCAAGCAATTGCTTACGATGACCAGCGGGGTGCGGTGGAACGAGGATTACACCGATCCGCAGTCCGACGTCGCCCAATTCAACGATCATCGCGCCGAGAACGGTCTCGACGTGACGGTGAGTTACATGCGCCAGCTCCCGCGCGAGGCGCCTGCGGGCGAGAAATGGGTCTATAAGACCGGCGAGACCAATCTCATCGGCGTGCTGGTGAGCGAAGCCACGGGCAAGCCGCTGGCCGAATACCTGTCCGAGAAAATCTGGAAGCCCTTCGGTATGCAGCAGGACGCGACCTGGTTGCTCGGTGCTACGGGACATGAAATCAGCGGGTGCTGCATCCAGGCGGCGACGCGCGACATGGCGCGCTTCGGACTATTCGTGCTGCAGGACGGCGTGGCAGGTGGCGAGCGTGTCGTGCCCAGAGGCTGGTTCGCAGAAGCGACGGTGAAATCAGCCGATATCGGCGCGCCCGGCAAAGGCTACGGCTACCAATGGTGGACCTATGACGACGGCGCCTATGCCGCGCAGGGTATTTTCGGGCAGGGGATCTTCATCGACCCGGCGCGCAAGCTCGTGATCGCTTCGAACTCCAACTGGCCGACCGCCACCGATGCCGATGGCGTCGGGGCCGAGCGAGAGCGGTTCTACCAGGCGGTACGCGATGCGGTGGATCGCCGCGCGGGTCCGATCATGGAAGCACGGGCAGGGGCAGACGCGGCTGAGTAG
- a CDS encoding SAM-dependent methyltransferase, translating to MNAEGSRRGGGLFDAAQRFERGPGLLARVLAPGFRKVLDRIDAGLERGTMIGHLPDGTTRVLGGRAPGYEAEVHLHNWRALLRLATNGSIGWYQAWEQGEWESPDLVQVFALFGANASTLGTTARAKSIWQRALRQAHRLNANTLEGSQRNIRAHYDLGNDFYAAWLGDTMTYSSALFGRGGEADLDRAQHAKIDAVLDRLDLGEGETMLEIGCGWGTLAQAAAERGTRVDAISLSDEQLAWAREGASEQVQFLKQDYRDTDGPYDAVASVEMVEALGREFWPTYMDCIARNLKSGGKAALQFISMRDDLFEAYVNSADFIQAYIFPGGLLIRTSEFRHLAEKRGLAWQDQVDFGQDYAETLRLWRENFNEAVRQGRLPEGFDARFVGLWRYYLQYCEAGFRCGSIDVHQVTLVKEDTGEDA from the coding sequence ATGAATGCAGAGGGCAGCAGGAGGGGCGGCGGGCTGTTCGACGCCGCGCAGCGTTTCGAGCGCGGGCCCGGCCTGCTCGCGCGCGTGCTCGCACCGGGCTTCCGCAAGGTGCTCGACCGGATCGATGCCGGTCTAGAGCGCGGGACCATGATCGGTCACTTGCCCGACGGCACGACGCGGGTCCTCGGTGGGCGCGCGCCCGGCTACGAAGCCGAAGTGCACTTGCACAATTGGCGCGCGCTGCTGCGGCTGGCTACCAACGGTTCGATCGGATGGTACCAGGCATGGGAGCAGGGCGAGTGGGAAAGCCCCGATCTCGTGCAGGTCTTCGCGCTGTTCGGGGCCAATGCCTCTACGCTGGGCACCACCGCGCGTGCCAAGAGCATCTGGCAGCGCGCCTTGCGCCAGGCCCATCGGCTGAACGCCAATACGCTCGAAGGTTCGCAGCGCAATATCCGCGCGCATTACGATCTCGGGAACGACTTCTACGCCGCCTGGCTGGGCGACACGATGACCTATTCGAGCGCGCTGTTCGGGAGGGGGGGCGAAGCAGACCTCGACCGTGCTCAGCATGCCAAGATCGATGCGGTTCTCGACCGTCTCGACCTCGGCGAAGGCGAAACGATGCTGGAGATCGGCTGCGGCTGGGGCACGCTGGCGCAGGCAGCGGCGGAACGCGGGACCCGCGTCGATGCAATCAGCCTGTCCGACGAGCAATTGGCCTGGGCCCGCGAGGGTGCGAGCGAGCAGGTGCAATTCCTGAAGCAAGACTACCGCGACACCGACGGTCCCTACGATGCGGTCGCCAGTGTCGAGATGGTCGAGGCCCTGGGGCGTGAATTCTGGCCGACATATATGGATTGCATCGCCCGCAACCTGAAATCGGGCGGCAAAGCGGCGCTCCAGTTCATTTCGATGCGCGACGACCTGTTCGAGGCCTACGTGAATAGCGCCGATTTCATCCAGGCCTACATCTTCCCCGGCGGCCTGCTGATCCGCACGAGCGAGTTCCGCCACTTGGCGGAAAAGCGCGGGCTTGCGTGGCAGGACCAGGTCGATTTCGGGCAGGATTACGCCGAAACGCTCAGGCTGTGGCGAGAGAATTTCAACGAGGCCGTCAGGCAGGGGCGCCTGCCCGAAGGTTTCGACGCGCGCTTTGTCGGCTTGTGGCGATACTACCTGCAATATTGCGAAGCCGGCTTTCGCTGTGGCAGCATCGATGTACACCAAGTGACACTGGTGAAAGAGGATACGGGAGAGGACGCGTGA
- a CDS encoding cryptochrome/photolyase family protein: MTKPQIVWLRRDLRMADNPALYHAAKAGPVVAVYVLDDERPKDHKLGGAARWWLHHSLESLGKSFGARNSRIVLRRGDAVEELKTVANAVGAETVHANRHYEPWWRKAQGELAEELELKLYDGNYLFPPGHVTTGSGDPYKIYTPFSKAMLQEMPPRDEVPEPETLSSPGEWPASDDLGDWNLLPTKPDWAGGLRDFWTVGEDAAHERLDWWSDEVDKYDDGRNMPSVDETSQMSPHLHHGEISPVQIWHRFKDKRSDGWKTYEKELIWRDYAQNVICQFPAYPKESYRDGWDADMAWRNPNRGHIIQEELKRWQKGQTGYPIVDAGMRQLWQTGWMHNRVRMIAASFLIKHLLIDWRHGEKWFWDTLVDADYASNGTNWQWVSGTGVDSNMFSRIMAPLTQSEKFDAAGYIREYVPELADLPDETIHDPEEHGCKPDDYPSKIIAHKEGRERALEAYSEFKN; this comes from the coding sequence ATGACCAAACCCCAAATCGTATGGCTGCGGCGCGATCTGCGCATGGCGGACAATCCGGCGCTGTATCATGCGGCCAAGGCCGGACCGGTGGTGGCGGTCTATGTGCTCGACGACGAACGGCCCAAGGATCACAAGCTGGGCGGGGCGGCGCGGTGGTGGCTGCATCATTCGCTGGAGAGCCTGGGCAAGAGCTTCGGCGCGCGCAATTCGCGGATTGTCCTGCGCCGCGGCGATGCGGTGGAGGAGCTGAAAACCGTCGCCAATGCTGTCGGCGCAGAGACCGTCCATGCCAATCGTCACTATGAGCCGTGGTGGCGCAAGGCGCAGGGCGAGCTGGCCGAAGAACTGGAGCTCAAGCTCTATGACGGCAACTACCTATTTCCGCCGGGCCACGTGACGACAGGATCGGGCGATCCCTACAAGATCTACACGCCGTTCTCCAAGGCGATGCTGCAGGAAATGCCCCCGCGCGATGAAGTGCCGGAGCCGGAGACGCTGTCCTCACCGGGTGAGTGGCCCGCCAGCGACGATCTGGGCGACTGGAACCTGCTGCCGACCAAGCCCGACTGGGCCGGCGGCCTGCGCGACTTCTGGACCGTCGGCGAAGACGCGGCGCATGAGCGGCTCGACTGGTGGTCCGACGAGGTCGACAAATACGATGACGGGCGCAACATGCCCTCGGTCGACGAAACCAGCCAGATGTCGCCGCACCTCCATCATGGCGAGATCTCGCCGGTCCAGATCTGGCACCGCTTCAAGGACAAGCGCTCCGACGGGTGGAAGACTTACGAGAAAGAGCTGATCTGGCGCGACTATGCGCAAAACGTGATCTGCCAGTTCCCGGCCTATCCGAAAGAGAGCTATCGCGACGGCTGGGATGCCGACATGGCGTGGCGCAATCCCAATCGCGGGCACATCATTCAGGAGGAGCTGAAACGCTGGCAGAAAGGGCAGACCGGCTATCCGATCGTCGATGCCGGTATGCGGCAGCTATGGCAGACCGGCTGGATGCATAACCGCGTGCGGATGATCGCCGCGAGCTTCCTCATCAAGCACCTGCTGATCGACTGGCGGCACGGCGAAAAATGGTTTTGGGATACGCTGGTGGATGCCGACTATGCCAGCAACGGCACCAACTGGCAGTGGGTCAGCGGCACCGGCGTCGACAGCAACATGTTCAGCCGGATCATGGCGCCGCTGACGCAGAGCGAGAAGTTCGATGCGGCAGGCTATATCCGGGAATACGTGCCCGAACTGGCGGACTTGCCCGACGAGACGATCCACGATCCCGAAGAGCACGGCTGCAAGCCGGACGATTACCCCTCGAAGATCATCGCCCACAAGGAAGGCCGCGAGCGCGCGCTCGAAGCCTATAGCGAATTCAAGAACTGA
- a CDS encoding metal-dependent hydrolase, which translates to MDNLTHSLVGALLGQAGLKKKTGLAMPALIIGANLPDVDAACFFWLEGAEHLGFRRGITHGPPALVLLPLILAALLWGFDRWQASRGNRPEGRRPVSFKWLFLLSFIGCLTHPALDWLNVYGIRLLEPFSSQWFYGDTLFIIDVWLWALMGFATWFSMRRERQGGEWIKPARWAIAVSLAYIGMNGLITAKAEGQVAGAKKASAVAAEQIIASPLPVAFWNREIIEGNGYGDFFIDGDDVGAAALLPHCNLDEAAARDKEITAFLFWSRAPFVTEDPERDGWLLRDARFYDPLARDRFSVKLPPWSCVQVYPAYSGGGPTVVAVPEPPDD; encoded by the coding sequence ATCGATAATCTGACCCACAGCCTCGTCGGCGCGCTGCTGGGGCAAGCGGGGCTCAAGAAAAAGACCGGCCTCGCCATGCCTGCGCTGATCATCGGCGCGAACCTGCCCGATGTCGATGCGGCTTGCTTCTTCTGGCTGGAGGGGGCCGAGCATCTCGGCTTCCGCCGCGGGATCACCCACGGGCCGCCCGCGCTGGTGCTGCTGCCGCTGATACTGGCGGCGCTGCTATGGGGCTTCGACCGCTGGCAGGCGAGCCGAGGGAATCGCCCCGAAGGTCGCAGGCCGGTCAGCTTCAAATGGCTTTTCCTGCTGAGCTTCATCGGCTGCCTGACCCACCCCGCGCTCGACTGGCTCAATGTTTACGGCATCCGGCTTCTGGAGCCGTTCTCGAGCCAGTGGTTCTACGGCGATACGCTGTTCATCATCGATGTGTGGTTGTGGGCGCTGATGGGCTTTGCAACGTGGTTTTCTATGCGGCGGGAGAGGCAGGGCGGGGAATGGATCAAGCCGGCGCGCTGGGCGATTGCGGTCTCTCTGGCGTATATCGGGATGAATGGCCTGATCACCGCAAAGGCCGAAGGGCAAGTTGCAGGCGCCAAAAAAGCATCTGCGGTCGCTGCGGAACAAATCATTGCTAGCCCGCTACCTGTCGCCTTCTGGAATCGCGAGATCATCGAAGGCAACGGATACGGCGACTTCTTTATCGATGGCGACGATGTCGGCGCGGCTGCGCTTTTGCCGCACTGCAATCTCGACGAGGCCGCAGCCCGTGATAAGGAAATTACTGCCTTCTTGTTCTGGTCTAGAGCGCCTTTTGTAACAGAGGATCCAGAGCGTGATGGTTGGCTTCTCAGGGACGCACGGTTTTATGACCCACTCGCGAGGGATCGCTTCTCGGTCAAATTGCCGCCTTGGTCATGCGTCCAGGTATATCCCGCCTACTCTGGGGGAGGACCGACTGTTGTGGCTGTACCGGAACCCCCTGACGACTAA